In Pseudomonas oryzihabitans, the DNA window GGGCGTGGCCCTGGGTGGTCTGCTCATCGCCTACCTGATCGCCGTCTTCGGCTCCTGGCGCACCGCCTTCTTCATCGCCGGTATCGCGACCCTGGCCATGGCCTGGCTCGCCTGGCGCTATCTCAGGGACGATCCGGCAATCCATCCGGGCGTGAATGCCGCCGAGCTCGCGCGTATCAACGAAGGCCGCAGCACCTCCGTGGCTCAGGCGGCCAAGGCCGGTGCGCAAGGGCTGGGCATCGCCCGCCGCTCCCTGGCGGGCATCCTGCTCGGTCGCGCCAGCTGGGCCATGGTGTTCTTCGGCCTGCTCACCTGGGGACCGAGCTACCTCGCCCAGGCCCGGGGATTCGATATCAAGGGCATCGGCGCTGCCACCTTCGTCATCTTCCTCTGCGGCGCGGCCGGGTCCCTGGTGGGCGGCTTCCTCTGCGACCTGCTGGTGCGCAAGGGCGTGCGTCGCGGGCTGGCGGCCAAGGGTTTGCTGTCCTGCTCCGGGCTGGTAGCGCTGCTGGCTTTTCTGCTGCTGCCGCAGTTGACCGATCCCTACGCTGCCGTGGCGCTGCTGTCGCTGACTGCCTTCTTCCTCATGTGGGGCAGCCTCTACTGGAGTTTCCCGGCGTTACTGGCGGCGCCAGCGCGAGTGGGTCTGATCGGCGGAGTGATGAATCTGGCCGGCAGTCTCGGCGGTATCGCCGTGCCCATCCTGGTCGGCCTCTTGCTGCAACATCTGGGCGGCTATCCGGCGGTACTGGGCTTCTTCGCCCTCTGCTCGGGCCTGTTCATCCTCGGCACCCTGCTGATCGCCCTGGACGAGCGGGAGGTGCAACATGGCTGAGCTCTACAGTGGTCCCATCATCGACGCTCACCATCATTTCTGGGAGCCCGAGCGCAACTTCCATCCCTGGCTGTCCGGGGCCGAGACCATTTCCTTTCGTTACGGCGACTACAGCGCCATCAAGGGCGACTACCTGCCGGAGCACTATTTCGCCGACGCCGCCGGTCACAATGTGGTCCAGACCGTCTACGTCGAGACCGAATGGGATCCGCGCGATCCCCTGGGCGAAACCCGTTACATCCACGAGCTGGCGCAGCGCCATGGCGTGCCCAATGCCGTGGTCGCCCAGGCCTGGCTGGATGCTGAAGACGCTGCCGACCTGCTGGCTGACCAGGCTGCCTTCGAGCGTGTGCGCAGCGTGAGACACAAGCCAGGCGGTCCGACTTGCCTGGCCGAGGTAGGTAGCCAGTGCACCCTGATGAGCGACGACCGCTGGCGCCGTGGCTATGCCGAACTGCAGCGCCACGGCCTGCACTTCGATCTGCAGACGCCCTGGTGGAATCTCGACGAGGCCGGACGCCTGGCCCGGGATTTTCCGGCCATCCAGTTGATCCTCAACCATACGGGGCTGCCGTCCGATCGCAGTCCTCAGGGTCTGGCCGCTTGGCGAGCGGCCCTGGCACGCCTGGCCGAGTGGCCCAACGTGGCGCTGAAGATCTCAGGGCTCGGCCTTGCAGGCCAGCCCTGGCGCGTCGAAGACAACGCCTGGATCGTCCGCGAGGCCATCGCCATCTTTGGCCCGGAGCGCGCCATGTTCGCCAGCAACTTTCCCGTCGACCGCCTGTGCGGCAGCTACGACACCATCATCGGTGGCTTCAAGCGTCTGGTCGCGGACCTGCCCGCACCGGCCCAGCGCCACCTCTTCCACGACACCGCCCAGCGCCTGTATCGCCCCGTGGCCGACGTCATTCGCCTGGACACCTATCTGAGGACCTCCGCATGAGCAATCCCACCCTTCCTCGCCTGGCCATGGTATTGGGCGATCCTGCCGGCATCGGCCCCGAATTGATCGCCCGGCTGCTAGCTGATCCCGAAGTACGTAGCCGCGCCCGCGTGGTGCTCATCGCCGACGAGGACGAAGCCCGTACGGGCATGCGCATCGCCGGCTGCGAATTTCCCTATCGGCGCATCGACAGCCTCGAGGCCCTGAATTTTCAGGACGACATACCCTTGCTGTATCCCTATCGCGGCGCTGCCGAAGGTGCCTTCGCGCGCAGTGAAGCCAGCATCGTCGGTGGCCGCTACAGCCTGGATACCCTGGCTGTCGCGCTCGACCTGACCCAGGCCGGTCATACCGACGCCATTCTCTTCGGCCCGCTGAACAAGACCTCCCTGCACCTGGCGGGTATGGGCCACAACGATGAGCTGCATTGGTTCGCCGAGCACCTGAGATACCAGGGACCGTTCTGCGAATTCAATGTGCTGGATGATCTCTGGACCTCGCGCGTGACCTCCCATGTCGCGCTCAAGGAGGTTCCCGGCCTGCTCAGCCAGGAAAGAGTGATCGAGGCCATCCAGCTGATCGACAACGAACTCAAGCGCAGCGGTCTGGCTCGGCCACGCATCGGCGTTTGCGGACTCAATCCGCACAATGGCGACAACGGCAGCTTCGGTCGCGAAGAGCTGGACCTGATCGGCCCGGCGGTGGAACGCGCCAAGGCGCTGGGTATCGCTGCCGACGGTCCCTATCCGGCCGACACCATCTTTCTCAAGGTTCAGGGCGATGCTCGCGCCTTCGACGCCGTGGTGACCATGTACCACGACCAGGGCCAGATCGCGATCAAGCTCATGGGCTTCTCGCGTGGCGTCACGGTGCAGGGTGGCCTGCCCATTCCCATCGCGACCCCCGCCCACGGGACGGCCTTCGACATCGCCGGCCAGGGGCGCGCCAACGTCGGCGCCACGCGCCAGGCCTTCGAGATCGCCTGTCGCCTGGGTAGCTCCCGCTACTGAGTTATACCGAGGCGCTCAAAGGCGCTTTCCGAATTCGCCGAACCGGCTTGAAGCGCCGGCAGGCCTCGCTCATCCCCGGAAAAGGAACCGCACCATGAAAATTACCAGCGTCCGTACCCGCGTCTTCGAATGGAAAGGCAAGGTCGTCCCGCCCCAGGCGCACTTCTGCACCAATGCCACTGACATCCTTTATGAGCGCGGCGACGCCATGGGCTCTTTCCGCTTCCATGGCTGGTTGGTCGTGGAAATAGAGACCGACAGCGGCCTGGTCGGCCTGGGCAACTGCGCCCTCGCCCCACGAGTGGCCAAGGAGATCATCGACCTGTACCTAACGCCCATCGTGATGGGGCAGGACCCCTTCGACAACGAATACCTCTGGCAGAAGATGTACCGTCGCACCCACGCCTGGGGCCGCAAGGGCATCGGCATGGCCGCCATTTCCGCCGTCGACCTGGCGCTCTGGGACTTGATGGGCAAGGCCGTCAACAAGCCGGTGTTCAAGCTGCTGGGCGGCCGCACCAAGGAGAAGATTCCCTGCTACGCCTCCAAGCTCTACGCCAACGACAACCTGGATCTGTTCCTGGAGGAAGCCCAGGGCTATCTCAGTCAGGGCTTCGACGCCCTCAAGATGAGATTTGGCTACGGTCCCAAGGATGGCCCTGCCGGCATGCGGCGCAACATCGAGCAGGTGCGTGCCCTGCGCGAACTGGCTGGTCCCGACGTCGACATTATGCTGGAGTGTTACATGGGCTGGACGCTGGAATACGCCCGCCGCATGCTGCCCAAGCTGGTGGAATTCGAACCGCGCTGGCTGGAAGAGCCGGTCATCGCCGATGACATCGAAGGCTATGTCGAACTCAAGAAGATGGGCCTCATGCCCATCTCCGGCGGCGAGCACGAATTCACCTCCTACGGCTTCAAGGACCTGCTCGAACGTCGTGCCGTGGACGTCATCCAGTACGACACCAACCGCGTTGGCGGCATTACCGCCGCCCGCAAGATCAACGCCCTGGCCGAAGCCTGGTCGGTCCCGGTCATTCCTCACGCCGGCCAGATGCACAACTACCACCTGACCATGGCCAGTACCGCCTCGCCCATGGCCGAATTCTTCCCGGTCTTCGACGTGGAAGTGGGCAACGAGCTCTTCTACTACGTGTTCAAGGGCGAACCTCAGCCGGTCGGCGGCTACCTGCAGCTCGACGACGACAAACCCGGCTTGGGCCTCGAGTTGTCGGAGGAACATCTCAAGGACTTCGATGTGATCGAATAAGGTCTGGGCACGCAGCCGCCTCGGGGAAGGCGGCTGTCGTCTGGCAGGCTAGACCCCAGCCTGCTGGTGCCGCCATTCCTGGCTCCGGCCACCATAGCCATAAGCTGTCGCTCGGGCGTCGATTAGATGCACATAGCAGAGGTCATGCAAGTCGGGCCTCAACTTTGCCATGGCCGACTGTACCTCGCGCAGGAAGCGCGCCTTTTCGCCTTTGGTATTGGTCTCGTCGGTGATGCTGATGTCGAGATGGAAGGCACTGCCGCCGAGCGTTGCCAGCGACTGTCCGCCAAGAAACCAATCCGTATCTGGAACGTAATGAACAGTGGTTGCCATGACGTCGGGGCGCTTGCCTAGGTAGTCCGCAACAAGACCATTTATAAGCAGCACCGCACGTTGGGCGGCATCTTCGTCACGGTCGCCAGACAGATGAAGCGTGATATGGGGCATTGAGTATCTCCTCGAGTTGAGGGTTCTACTCTGAACATTATGCTTGCAGCGGAAAAGCGGGAAGGTAAAGTGTTATCCATCGGCTTTAGGAATGGATAACCATGCAGGGTTTCGATCTAGAACATCTTCGTACCCTGGTCATGGCAGCTGATGCCGGTAGCCTTTCCGCAGCCGTACCCTTGCGCTGTCTCTCGCAGTCGGCGCTGAGTGAGCAGTTGCGCAAGCTGGAAGAGCGCGCTGGTCAGTCTTTGCTGATTCGTAGCAAAAGTGGAGTAAGGCCTACCGCCGCAGGCGAACGTCTGCTGGCTCATGCCAGGCCTCTATTAGCGCTAGCCGATGCGGCATGGCGCGATCTCCACGAGACTCCTCTTGAAGGCGAAGCTTGCCTGGGGGTGACGGACTATTTCCGTCCGGCCGAACTCACGCGCCTGCTGGCTCGCCTCCATCAGCAACTGCCTCGCCTGCGCTTACGTACGCGGATAGGCAGGAGTGACGAGCTTGAAGCTGCACACCGCGATGGTGAGCTGGATCTGGCTATCGTGATGAGCCTCAAGGCCAAGCAAAAGGCTGCTGCGGCCGGGGTGAGGGTCAGTCTTTTGCATCAGGAAGCACTGGTTTGGGTGACTTCCTTGGGCAAGGAGCTGATAGAAAAAGGGCGGCCGCTACCCCTGGCACTATTGCCGGAAGGTTGCTCCCTGCATCGATTGGCGTGTAGCCGCCTTGAGGCCGAAGGAATTCCCTATACGGTCAGTCATATCGCTTCAGGGGTTACAGGTCTGCAGGCCGCCCTACACGCAGGGCTTGGTATCGCTTGCCTGAACACGTCAGCCGTCGTAGGGCAGGGCCTGCATTTGCTGGAAAAGGGCGTTATGCCTGAGCTGCCTACCGCTCAGTTCCTCATGCTGCAGTCGCGGCAGGAAACCGACGATTCGCCCCGGTCGCGACGACTGCAAGTCTTGGGCGACACTATCGCCTCAAGCATGCTTGGCTAAAGATAGAGATTCGTCGACTTGTGGTCACTAGCGATCAACACGTTCAGATCACGGGTACTATCTTGGCGGCAGACAAAAGTGTCTGCCGCGACATCTGGCTCAGCCTGCCAAGATGGCTGCTGCGCCCCGTGGCTGTCGGGTGTACCACAGTACGCGACTGACACCGCGAGTCACCGCCACATAGCTCAGGCGCAGCGCCTCATCGGTCATGGCTTCGTCATAGCTCTGCTGGAAATGCCCGCTGGCGGCGTAGAGCGCGTTGCGCAACGGATGGGGCTGCTGGGGCTGGCCATCATCCAGGACGATAGCCACCTCAGCCTGCAAGCCCTTGGCCCTATGAATGGTGCAAGTCCGCACGCCGGGCTGGCGACCCAGTTGCTCATTGATGGCTTTCAAGGGTGCGTTCAGTCGGCTCATCACCATGACTGCACAGCGCTCTGGCCGCTCACGTTCCGCTGCATAGCCCCGCTGCGCGTTGATCTCCTCGAGCAGGGAGGTCAATTGGCGACCGATATCGAATTGCCCAACGACCTTCACCCCGTGGCCCTGGTCATCCGCGGCACGGAAAGCCTGGGTGCTTTTGGGTTGCTTGTGCCTTACCCGTGTCAGGATGCGCTCGCCGTCCGCCACGATGGCAGGTGAGGACCGGTAGTTGGTCCCCAGCATCAGGGTCTGACTGGGTGTCTGGCCAGGGAACCAGCGGTCGAAATGGATGAAAAGCTCCGGTGAGCTGCCGCGCCAGCCATAGATGGATTGCCAATCGTCGCCAATGGCCATCAGCGACGGTGCGGTTTTCTCCTCGGCAAGCCGGTGTTGCACTTGCTGCAGCCAGAGGGCGATCTGTGGCGAGATATCCTGGAATTCGTCGATCAGCAGATGGGTGAAGGGGTTCAGGCGTGCGATCAGCGCGCGGCTGGGCTTCTTTTGCAGGCGATCCGTCAGCACGGCAAAGGCCGTATTGAAGGTCATCAGCCGCTGATCCTTCAGCAGCTTGCCAAAATGTCGCCAGAATTGCTGCATGGCCTCCAGAAAGATCCGGTCCCGCGTCGAGCATTCAAGTTGGCTGCTCTTTATCGAGCCGACACGCAATCCCAGGGTCTCGGCGAACGAGGCTTGTCCATAGAAGAGGTCGGGTAGCGGTTGTGGTTGGCGTTCACCGTTGAGTACGAAGGGTTGCAAAGGCGCCGCGCTGGGAGGCGCTTCCTCATTGGGTGCTGCCAATTCCAGCAATAGATGAATGCGGCGACGAAATCCGGCGTCTTCTCGATAACAGGTCTCGTAGGCCTGCAGCAGCAGTTGCCGTTGACTGTCGTTCAGGGTTGCGCCTGCCAGCAACCCGTTATCCGGCTCTTCGTCACCTTTCGAGTTGGCCGATAGCTGCTCAAACCACTGCGTCGCTCTGAGCTCGGCGCGGGCCAGTTGCGCCAGGGCGGAGTGAAAGGTTCGCACCAGTTCGCGTGCTGCGTCGTCATCCAGTGGGATGTCCCAGAAGGCCAGGACGCGCCTCAGTTGCGCTCGCAATTCATCGCAAGACGCCTTGGTAAAGGAAATGACGGTCAGCTGCTCCCGTGGGATGTCCAGATGACAAAGCATGAACACGACCCGCAGGACTAGTGTCGTGGTCTTGCCCGAGCCCGCTCCGGCAAAGATTCGCGTCGCGGGAGCGCGAGCAAGGATCATCTTCCATTGCTCCGGCGAAGGTGGCTGGACGATGCCCTGTGCCACTGCCTGCTCGACGCGGGTCTTCATCCGCTGCTCATGCGAACGCTTCACCGAGAACGCCGGGCCATAGATAGCGGCAGGGGAGGGGATGGGTGGGCTAGGTGGAGTGACAACTTTCTCGCTACGAGTTGCCGCGGCCGGCTCCTTAGCCACCCTTTGCACCTTCCGGGTTTTCACCGGCGATGCATTTTTCCGGGCGCTTGGCGGCGGCTCTCCTTTAAGAAAGAGAGTCGTGCGGGGAAACCAGTCACCCAGGGTTTTCCTTAGCTGTTGTCGGTAGCGGTCCAGGATGGAAGTCATGTAGTCCTCGAAACATCGTCTCCCGTCATCTTACCCTGCACAGGTGACAGCTCGGCCTCAGGCCACCTTCCTGGCCTCTATTGCATGTTTTCTGAAATTAGCTGTTGACGCCCTCTGAAACTCGCCTATAATGCGCCCCACTTCCGGCGCAGATGCTGAAGCGGCTTGAAAATCAAGCACTTAGGTCTGAGTCGGGCGAGGGGTCCACGGATTGTTCGCCATTTGGTTCTCGCCTTCGGGTGATGACGAAATGAAGCGGAGGGGTTGACAGCGTCTCAGGATGCTGTAGGATTCGCCTCCCGCTGCCGAGATTGGTTAGACCGGTCAGGCAAGCGCAAGTGGTTGAGTTGAAACGAAAAAGTTCAAATCAACGCTTGACAGGATGTGAGGACAGCGTAGAATGCGCGCCTCGGTTAGCGACACGGTCGCAGCCACTGCTCTTTAACAAGTTGAATCAAGCAATTCGTGTGGGTGCTTGTGAGATAAGTCTGATGTCGCAAGATTATCAGCAACACAAGTAACTCGTGAATTCATGAGTTTTTTGCGATTGCTGAGCCAAGTTTAGGGTTTTCTCAAAACCCGATCAGTCTACTTAACTGAAGAGTTTGATCATGGCTCAGATTGAACGCTGGCGGCAGGCCTAACACATGCAAGTCGAGCGGATGAAGAGAGCTTGCTCTCTGATTCAGCGGCGGACGGGTGAGTAATGCCTAGGAATCTGCCTAGTAGTGGGGGACAACGTTTCGAAAGGAACGCTAATACCGCATACGTCCTACGGGAGAAAGTGGGGGATCTTCGGACCTCACGCTATTAGATGAGCCTAGGTCGGATTAGCTAGTTGGTAGGGTAACGGCCTACCAAGGCGACGATCCGTAACTGGTCTGAGAGGATGATCAGTCACACTGGAACTGAGACACGGTCCAGACTCCTACGGGAGGCAGCAGTGGGGAATATTGGACAATGGGCGAAAGCCTGATCCAGCCATGCCGCGTGTGTGAAGAAGGCCCTCGGGTCGTAAAGCACTTTAAGTTGGGAGGAAGGGCTCATAGCGAATACCTGTGAGTTTTGACGTTACCAACAGAATAAGCACCGGCTAACTTCGTGCCAGCAGCCGCGGTAATACGAAGGGTGCAAGCGTTAATCGGAATTACTGGGCGTAAAGCGCGCGTAGGTGGCTTGATAAGTTGGATGTGAAATCCCCGGGCTCAACCTGGGAACTGCATCCAAAACTGTCTGGCTAGAGTGTGGTAGAGGGTAGTGGAATTTCCAGTGTAGCGGTGAAATGCGTAGATATTGGAAGGAACACCAGTGGCGAAGGCGACTACCTGGACTAACACTGACACTGAGGTGCGAAAGCGTGGGGAGCAAACAGGATTAGATACCCTGGTAGTCCACGCCGTAAACGATGTCAACTAGCCGTTGGGATCCTTGAGATCTTAGTGGCGCAGCTAACGCATTAAGTTGACCGCCTGGGGAGTACGGCCGCAAGGTTAAAACTCAAATGAATTGACGGGGGCCCGCACAAGCGGTGGAGCATGTGGTTTAATTCGAAGCAACGCGAAGAACCTTACCTGGCCTTGACATGCTGAGAACTTTCCAGAGATGGATTGGTGCCTTCGGGAACTCAGACACAGGTGCTGCATGGCTGTCGTCAGCTCGTGTCGTGAGATGTTGGGTTAAGTCCCGTAACGAGCGCAACCCTTGTCCTTAGTTACCAGCACGTTATGGTGGGCACTCTAAGGAGACTGCCGGTGACAAACCGGAGGAAGGTGGGGATGACGTCAAGTCATCATGGCCCTTACGGCCAGGGCTACACACGTGCTACAATGGTCGGTACAAAGGGTTGCCAAGCCGCGAGGTGGAGCTAATCCCATAAAACCGATCGTAGTCCGGATCGCAGTCTGCAACTCGACTGCGTGAAGTCGGAATCGCTAGTAATCGTGAATCAGAACGTCACGGTGAATACGTTCCCGGGCCTTGTACACACCGCCCGTCACACCATGGGAGTGGGTTGCTCCAGAAGTAGCTAGTCTAACCTTCGGGAGGACGGTTACCACGGAGTGATTCATGACTGGGGTGAAGTCGTAACAAGGTAGCCGTAGGGGAACCTGCGGCTGGATCACCTCCTTAATCGAAGATGTCAGCTTGCTGGCAAGCACCCACACGAATTGCTTGATTCACTGATAGAAGAGCAATTGAGTTAGTTAGACTCAAGGTAAGACGATTGGGTCTGTAGCTCAGTTGGTTAGAGCGCACCCCTGATAAGGGTGAGGTCGGCAGTTCGAATCTGCCCAGACCCACCAATCGATGGGGCCATAGCTCAGCTGGGAGAGCGCCTGCCTTGCACGCAGGAGGTCAGGAGTTCGATCCTCCTTGGCTCCACCATCTCCACCTAACCGCTAACGCAATTGCTTGAAAAGCTCAGACATGAGCGTTTGATGCACCATCCGGTGTAGCCCAAACTCTGATGTCTGGTCTTTGATCAGAACTGTTCTTTAAAAAATTGGGAAAGTGATAGAAGTAGACTGCATTAACTGTTTTCACTGGCAGTTAGTGTCGTCAAGGTAAAATCTTGCGAACTCAAGCGCAAGTTTTCGGCGAAATGTCGTCTTCACTCATCTAACGCCCTGCAGATCGGTAGCGTCCTTGTGACGCCGGCGAGATTGCTTGGGGTTATATGGTCAAGTGAAGAAGCGCATACGGTGGATGCCTTGGCAGTCAGAGGCGATGAAAGACGTGATAGCCTGCGATAAGCTTCGGTGAGGTGGCAAATGACCTGTGACCCGGAGATCTCTGAATGGGGAAACCCACCTAGCATAAGCTAGGTATCTTAACCTGAATCCATAGGGTTAAGAGGCGAACCAGGGGAACTGAAACATCTAAGTACCCTGAGGAAAAGAAATCAACCGAGATTCCCTTAGTAGTGGCGAGCGAACGGGGACCAGCCCTTAAGTTGATTTGAGAGTAGCGGAACGCTCTGGAAAGTGCGGCCATAGTGGGTGATAGCCCTGTACGCGAAACGCTCTTATCAATGAAATCGAGTAGGACGGGGCACGAGAAACCCTGTCTGAATATGGGGGGACCATCCTCCAAGGCTAAATACTCCTGACTGACCGATAGTGAACCAGTACCGTGAGGGAAAGGCGAAAAGAACCCCGGAGAGGGGAGTGAAATAGAACCTGAAACCGTATGCGTACAAGCAGTGGGAGCCCACTTTGTTGGGTGACTGCGTACCTTTTGTATAATGGGTCAGCGACTTATTTTCAGTGGCGAGCTTAACCGAATAGGGGAGGCGTAGCGAAAGCGAGTCTTAATAGGGCGTCTAGTCGCTGGGAATAGACCCGAAACCGGGCGATCTATCCATGAGCAGGTTGAAGGTTAGGTAACACTGACTGGAGGACCGAACCCACTTCCGTTGAAAAGGCAGGGGATGACTTGTGGATCGGAGTGAAAGGCTAATCAAGCTCGGAGATAGCTGGTTCTCCTCGAAAGCTATTTAGGTAGCGCCTCATGTATCACTCTGGGGGGTAGAGCACTGTTTCGGCTAGGGGGTCATCCCGACTTACCAAACCGATGCAAACTCCGAATACCCAGAAGTGCCGAGCATGGGAGACACACGGCGGGTGCTAACGTCCGTCGTGAAAAGGGAAACAACCCAGACCGTCAGCTAAGGTCCCAAAGTCCTGGTTAAGTGGTAAACGATGTGGGAAGGCTTAGACAGCTAGGAGGTTGGCTTAGAAGCAGCCACCCTTTAAAGAAAGCGTAATAGCTCACTAGTCGAGTCGGCCTGCGCGGAAGATGTAACGGGGCTCAAACCAGGCACCGAAGCTACGGGTATCACCTTTGGTGATGCGGTAGAGGAGCGTTCTGTAAGCCTGTGAAGGTGAGTTGAGAAGCTTGCTGGAGGTATCAGAAGTGCGAATGCTGACATGAGTAACGACAATGCGAGTGAAAAACTCGCACGCCGAAAGACCAAGGGTTCCTGCGCAACGTTAATCGACGCAGGGTGAGTCGGTCCCTAAGGCGAGGCTGAAAGGCGTAGTCGATGGGAAACGGGTTAATATTCCCGTACTTCTAGTTACTGCGATGGGGGGACGGAGAAGGCTAGGCCAGCTTGGCGATGGTTGTCCAAGTTTAAGGTGGTAGGCTGACTGTTTAGGTAAATCCGGACAGTTAAGGCCGAGAACTGATGACGATCCTTCTTTTAGAAGGAGAAGTGGTTGATGCCATGCTTCCAGGAAAAGCCTCTAAGCTTCAGGTAACTAGGAACCGTACCCCAAACCGACACAGGTGGTCGGGTAGAGAATACCAAGGCGCTTGAGAGAACTCGGGTGAAGGAACTAGGCAAAATGGCACCGTAACTTCGGGAGAAGGTGCGCCGGTGAGGGTGAAGGGTTTACCCCGTAAGCTCATGCCGGTCGAAGATACCAGGCCGCTGCGACTGTTTATTAAAAACACAGCACTCTGCAAACACGAAAGTGGACGTATAGGGTGTGACGCCTGCCCGGTGCCGGAAGGTTAATTGATGGGGTTAGCGCAAGCGAAGCTCTTGATCGAAGCCCCGGTAAACGGCGGCCGTAACTATAACGGTCCTAAGGTAGCGAAATTCCTTGTCGGGTAAGTTCCGACCTGCACGAATGGCGTAACGATGGCGGCGCTGTCTCCACCCGAGACTCAGTGAAATTGAAATCGCTGTGAAGATGCAGTGTATCCGCGGCTAGACGGAAAGACCCCGTGAACCTTTACTGTAGCTTTGCACTGGACTTTGAGCTTGCTTGTGTAGGATAGGTGGGAGGCTTTGAAGCGTGGACGCCAGTCTGCGTGGAGCCATCCTTGAAATACCACCCTGGCAACCTTGAGGTTCTAACTCTGGTCCGTTATCCGGATCGAGGACAGTGTATGGTGGGCAGTTTGACTGGGGCGGTCTCCTCCTAAAGAGTAACGGAGGAGTACGAAGGTGCGCTCAGACCGGTCGGAAATCGGTCGTAGAGTATAAAGGCAAAAGCGCGCTTGACTGCGAGACAGACACGTCGAGCAGGTACGAAAGTAGGTCTTAGTGATCCGGTGGTTCTGTATGGAAGGGCCATCGCTCAACGGATAAAAGGTACTCCGGGGATAACAGGCTGATACCGCCCAAGAGTTCATATCGACGGCGGTGTTTGGCACCTCGATGTCGGCTCATCACATCCTGGGGCTGAAGCCGGTCCCAAGGGTATGGCTGTTCGCCATTTAAAGTGGTACGCGAGCTGGGTTTAGAACGTCGTGAGACAGTTCGGTCCCTATCTGCCGTGGACGTTTGAGATTTGAGAGGGGCTGCTCCTAGTACGAGAGGACCGGAGTGGACGAACCTCTGGTGTTCCGGTTGTCACGCCAGTGGCATCGCCGGGTAGCTATGTTCGGAAGAGATAACCGCTGAAAGCATCTAAGCGGGAAACTTGCCTCAAGATGAGATCTCACTGGAGCCTTGAGCTTCCTAAAGGGCCGTCGAAGACTACGACGTTGATAGGTCGGGTGTGTAAGCGCTGTGAGGCGTTGAGCTAACCGATACTAATTGCCCGTGAGGCTTGACCATATAACACCCAAACAATCTGACCGCAGGTCAGAGCGTGAGGAAGACGACGCCGAAAACAGGCGCGTGGGTTCGCAAGACCCAAGACGAATTGTCTACTTCAATCACAGACCCAATTGGGCCAGCCAGGCAGTCTTATCGCCTGGCCAGCCAACCGAATTGCTTGACGAACATAGAGCATTGGAACCACCTGATCCCTTCCCGAACTCAGAAGTGAAACGATGCATCGCCGATGGTAGTGTGGGGTTTCCCCATGTGAGAGTAGGTCATCGTCAAGCGCCTAACACCCAGCACCCCCGCTCAGTTCATTCTGGCGGGGGTGTTGTCTTTGGGGCGGGAAAAGTTTTGGCGGGAGTGCCAAGGGGCATGAGCGGAGGGGCCTGCAGGCGGAAGCTGGAAGGCCGGTAAGCCATGCGGTTGAGGCTGCCCTCACCCTAACCCTCTCCCAGGGGGAGAGGGGGCTAGAGCGGTGTTGCGGAGGACTGGAAGTATGGCTTGCCACAAGGATGCTGCTGGAAGCCAAAAGCGCATAAGCCCCAGACGACAGCCCGGCTGCGCCGGACTATCGCGGCCATGGGCCGCTCCTACACCAGCTTCAGTGCAGGAGCGGCCCATGGCCGCTATTAGGCAATCATTGCGATGGATA includes these proteins:
- a CDS encoding MFS transporter, encoding MLSTSRTSRHEDAAVLPTALQPSRVRWRIFAIIFGLTVINLVDRVSLSIAMPTIAREFQLTPAIQGLILSSFFWAYALLQIPGGWLIDRYGPRRVIGWSTGLWGVFQTVAAFATGGLSLIFARVALGAAEAPLFPAGGKLNSLWLASSEHGRGAVLMDCGGPLGVALGGLLIAYLIAVFGSWRTAFFIAGIATLAMAWLAWRYLRDDPAIHPGVNAAELARINEGRSTSVAQAAKAGAQGLGIARRSLAGILLGRASWAMVFFGLLTWGPSYLAQARGFDIKGIGAATFVIFLCGAAGSLVGGFLCDLLVRKGVRRGLAAKGLLSCSGLVALLAFLLLPQLTDPYAAVALLSLTAFFLMWGSLYWSFPALLAAPARVGLIGGVMNLAGSLGGIAVPILVGLLLQHLGGYPAVLGFFALCSGLFILGTLLIALDEREVQHG
- a CDS encoding amidohydrolase family protein; this encodes MAELYSGPIIDAHHHFWEPERNFHPWLSGAETISFRYGDYSAIKGDYLPEHYFADAAGHNVVQTVYVETEWDPRDPLGETRYIHELAQRHGVPNAVVAQAWLDAEDAADLLADQAAFERVRSVRHKPGGPTCLAEVGSQCTLMSDDRWRRGYAELQRHGLHFDLQTPWWNLDEAGRLARDFPAIQLILNHTGLPSDRSPQGLAAWRAALARLAEWPNVALKISGLGLAGQPWRVEDNAWIVREAIAIFGPERAMFASNFPVDRLCGSYDTIIGGFKRLVADLPAPAQRHLFHDTAQRLYRPVADVIRLDTYLRTSA
- a CDS encoding 4-hydroxythreonine-4-phosphate dehydrogenase PdxA; amino-acid sequence: MSNPTLPRLAMVLGDPAGIGPELIARLLADPEVRSRARVVLIADEDEARTGMRIAGCEFPYRRIDSLEALNFQDDIPLLYPYRGAAEGAFARSEASIVGGRYSLDTLAVALDLTQAGHTDAILFGPLNKTSLHLAGMGHNDELHWFAEHLRYQGPFCEFNVLDDLWTSRVTSHVALKEVPGLLSQERVIEAIQLIDNELKRSGLARPRIGVCGLNPHNGDNGSFGREELDLIGPAVERAKALGIAADGPYPADTIFLKVQGDARAFDAVVTMYHDQGQIAIKLMGFSRGVTVQGGLPIPIATPAHGTAFDIAGQGRANVGATRQAFEIACRLGSSRY
- a CDS encoding L-rhamnonate dehydratase translates to MKITSVRTRVFEWKGKVVPPQAHFCTNATDILYERGDAMGSFRFHGWLVVEIETDSGLVGLGNCALAPRVAKEIIDLYLTPIVMGQDPFDNEYLWQKMYRRTHAWGRKGIGMAAISAVDLALWDLMGKAVNKPVFKLLGGRTKEKIPCYASKLYANDNLDLFLEEAQGYLSQGFDALKMRFGYGPKDGPAGMRRNIEQVRALRELAGPDVDIMLECYMGWTLEYARRMLPKLVEFEPRWLEEPVIADDIEGYVELKKMGLMPISGGEHEFTSYGFKDLLERRAVDVIQYDTNRVGGITAARKINALAEAWSVPVIPHAGQMHNYHLTMASTASPMAEFFPVFDVEVGNELFYYVFKGEPQPVGGYLQLDDDKPGLGLELSEEHLKDFDVIE
- a CDS encoding tautomerase family protein encodes the protein MPHITLHLSGDRDEDAAQRAVLLINGLVADYLGKRPDVMATTVHYVPDTDWFLGGQSLATLGGSAFHLDISITDETNTKGEKARFLREVQSAMAKLRPDLHDLCYVHLIDARATAYGYGGRSQEWRHQQAGV
- a CDS encoding LysR family transcriptional regulator, whose amino-acid sequence is MQGFDLEHLRTLVMAADAGSLSAAVPLRCLSQSALSEQLRKLEERAGQSLLIRSKSGVRPTAAGERLLAHARPLLALADAAWRDLHETPLEGEACLGVTDYFRPAELTRLLARLHQQLPRLRLRTRIGRSDELEAAHRDGELDLAIVMSLKAKQKAAAAGVRVSLLHQEALVWVTSLGKELIEKGRPLPLALLPEGCSLHRLACSRLEAEGIPYTVSHIASGVTGLQAALHAGLGIACLNTSAVVGQGLHLLEKGVMPELPTAQFLMLQSRQETDDSPRSRRLQVLGDTIASSMLG